From a single Shewanella denitrificans OS217 genomic region:
- a CDS encoding TatD family hydrolase, which yields MLIDSHCHLDRLKAAPDQASLKLIVDSAKAQGVDYLLCVNVRQQGFEAMRDKVSIFDNVFLSSGVHPLDVQEGLDIGQIAEYANDARVVAIGETGLDYFYADETKILQQQCFEQQIALATQVNKPLIVHTRDAREDTIAMLKAGNADRVGGVLHCFTENWEMAKAAIDLGFYISVSGIVTFKNAGELRSVIRKVPKDRLLVETDSPYLAPVPHRGQENQPAYVYDVAKFVAELRGEQFEDLAQYTTDNFFNLFKGAAKLAGR from the coding sequence ATGCTTATAGATTCCCACTGCCATTTAGACCGCTTAAAAGCGGCCCCAGATCAAGCCAGCCTCAAGTTGATTGTTGATTCAGCTAAAGCCCAAGGGGTCGATTACCTCTTGTGCGTTAACGTGCGTCAGCAAGGTTTTGAAGCCATGCGGGATAAGGTCAGCATCTTTGACAATGTGTTTCTCTCCTCTGGGGTGCATCCCTTAGATGTGCAAGAAGGGCTAGACATAGGCCAAATTGCCGAATATGCCAACGATGCCAGAGTCGTGGCCATTGGTGAGACTGGGCTAGATTATTTTTACGCCGATGAAACCAAAATATTGCAACAGCAATGTTTTGAGCAGCAAATCGCCTTGGCAACTCAAGTCAACAAACCCCTTATTGTCCATACCCGCGATGCCAGAGAAGACACCATAGCCATGCTGAAAGCGGGCAATGCTGACAGGGTTGGCGGCGTGTTGCATTGCTTTACCGAAAACTGGGAAATGGCCAAAGCCGCCATAGACTTAGGCTTTTATATTTCGGTTTCAGGCATAGTCACCTTCAAAAATGCAGGTGAGCTGCGCAGCGTCATTCGTAAAGTGCCTAAAGACAGATTATTAGTGGAAACCGACTCACCTTACTTGGCCCCCGTTCCCCACAGAGGTCAAGAAAATCAGCCAGCTTATGTGTATGATGTGGCAAAATTTGTCGCCGAACTCAGAGGCGAGCAGTTTGAAGATTTAGCCCAGTACACCACAGACAACTTCTTCAATTTATTCAAAGGCGCCGCAAAGCTTGCTGGCCGCTAA
- the tmk gene encoding dTMP kinase: MTAAQQQDIGKFVVIEGLEGAGKSSAVALVKALLTSHTGHEPVCTREPGGTPLAERIRDLVKIADPQDPLCDEAECLLIYAARAQLIANVIKPALQRGEWVLGDRHNLSSLAYQGGGRGLMPLVNTLSQACLQGFKPDLTLYLDIEPSLGLTRAANRGALDRIEQQALAFFERARETYLQLASQDSSILVIDASQSLEAVHHDIKQALAARLVGC, translated from the coding sequence ATGACAGCAGCACAGCAGCAAGACATAGGCAAGTTTGTGGTTATCGAAGGCCTAGAGGGCGCGGGTAAATCCAGCGCCGTGGCCTTAGTTAAGGCACTGCTGACATCCCATACTGGCCATGAGCCCGTGTGTACCCGCGAGCCTGGTGGAACGCCACTGGCTGAGCGCATTCGCGATTTGGTAAAAATTGCTGACCCGCAAGATCCCCTCTGTGATGAAGCCGAATGCCTGCTGATTTATGCGGCTCGCGCACAACTTATCGCCAATGTGATAAAACCTGCGCTACAGCGCGGCGAATGGGTATTGGGAGACAGGCATAATCTGTCATCCCTTGCCTATCAGGGCGGCGGACGTGGCCTGATGCCCTTAGTGAACACCTTGAGCCAAGCCTGTTTACAAGGCTTTAAGCCAGACTTAACCTTGTACCTGGATATTGAGCCAAGCCTTGGCTTAACAAGGGCAGCTAATCGCGGCGCCCTAGACAGAATTGAGCAACAAGCGCTAGCATTTTTTGAACGCGCCCGTGAGACCTATTTGCAATTGGCAAGCCAAGACAGCAGCATTTTGGTTATAGATGCCAGCCAGAGCCTTGAAGCCGTGCACCATGATATCAAGCAGGCGCTGGCCGCTAGGCTTGTAGGGTGTTGA
- a CDS encoding PilZ domain-containing protein: MVNLVVHFDSLHQLYRAYMPFIKPAGLFVATSESHYLGETLTISYRLPDATQMHEFTGVVVWINPLGASGGRPAGVGLKIKTDPESHKNHIEKLLSRELASADLTCTM, from the coding sequence ATGGTTAATCTTGTTGTTCATTTTGACAGTTTGCATCAGCTTTATCGTGCTTACATGCCGTTTATTAAGCCTGCGGGGCTGTTTGTCGCGACATCTGAAAGCCATTATTTGGGTGAGACCTTAACCATTTCTTATCGGTTACCGGATGCGACCCAAATGCATGAGTTTACCGGTGTTGTGGTGTGGATTAATCCCTTAGGTGCCTCAGGTGGCCGTCCTGCTGGGGTTGGCCTTAAAATTAAAACCGATCCTGAAAGTCATAAAAACCACATTGAGAAACTGCTTTCTAGGGAATTAGCTTCGGCAGATTTGACCTGTACCATGTAG
- the holB gene encoding DNA polymerase III subunit delta' codes for MSTSYEISSLPWLSASHELLLKQVRLGSLSHGHLLDVHTQLGGDVLAQSMAKLILCQALTPVGACGQCKACLLVSAGTHPDLHSVAPDGNQIKVDQIRSLCSSLTSTAQQGGKRVAIIYQSERMNTASANALLKTLEEPGKETFLLLQTDRTAALLATVKSRCQTLSITPPSNAEVNAWLKGQQLLPVVPDGAKPHDVTWCLSVVGGPIQLAQSLQSDKYQTLLNYRKEWAMSLSSGHLCGSLLALKDNQLIDALQVLYLYLRHFVLKSNDINAFTKAQVITLAAKIMEMRHKLTTMAAVNTQALCMDYVLAFRQLTHTHR; via the coding sequence ATGAGCACAAGCTATGAAATCTCATCCCTTCCTTGGTTGAGTGCAAGCCATGAACTCTTGCTTAAACAAGTGCGGCTGGGCAGCTTAAGTCATGGCCATTTATTGGACGTGCACACTCAACTGGGCGGCGATGTGCTGGCCCAATCCATGGCAAAGCTTATCTTATGCCAGGCCTTAACCCCTGTGGGCGCCTGCGGTCAATGTAAGGCGTGCTTGTTAGTCAGTGCAGGTACTCACCCCGACTTGCACAGTGTCGCGCCGGATGGCAATCAAATCAAGGTCGACCAAATTCGCAGCCTTTGCAGCAGTTTGACCTCAACGGCCCAGCAGGGCGGTAAGCGAGTGGCGATCATTTACCAAAGTGAGCGCATGAATACGGCTTCAGCCAATGCGTTACTGAAAACCTTAGAAGAGCCGGGTAAAGAAACCTTTTTACTGCTGCAAACCGACAGAACTGCAGCGCTATTGGCTACCGTCAAAAGCCGTTGTCAGACCTTAAGCATCACGCCGCCCAGCAATGCCGAGGTGAATGCTTGGCTTAAGGGGCAGCAACTACTGCCCGTCGTGCCCGATGGCGCTAAGCCCCATGATGTCACTTGGTGTTTAAGTGTGGTGGGCGGGCCTATTCAACTGGCGCAAAGCCTGCAGTCAGATAAGTATCAAACTTTGCTCAATTATCGCAAAGAATGGGCCATGAGCCTGAGTTCTGGCCACCTGTGCGGCAGTCTTTTGGCCTTAAAAGACAACCAACTGATCGATGCATTACAAGTGTTATACTTGTACTTACGCCATTTTGTGTTAAAAAGTAATGACATCAATGCGTTTACTAAGGCGCAAGTCATCACATTGGCTGCTAAAATCATGGAGATGCGCCATAAGTTAACCACTATGGCAGCAGTCAATACTCAAGCTTTGTGCATGGATTATGTTTTGGCGTTTAGGCAATTAACTCACACTCACAGGTAG